From the Nonlabens marinus S1-08 genome, one window contains:
- a CDS encoding protein adenylyltransferase SelO encodes MTQKITTSFYIEKLPVDPVYTNKPRQVLEASISFVQPEKFENAELIHVSMELASELGFTEDDTATERFKDALTGQWTPGSHQAFAMNYGGFQFGQWAGQLGDGRAINIGEVAAKKNVQQLQLKGAGPTPYSRRGDGFAVLRSSIREHLCSEAMHYLGIPTTRSLSLALSGDEVMRDMFYDHHPALEKGAIVCRIAPSFLRFGNFQLPASRGEEGHLKKLLDFTIKHHFKNLDFNSSDRYIQFFKQVTDSTLEMIIHWQRVGFVHGVMNTDNMSILGLTIDYGPYGWLEDYNPNWTPNTTDNQHKRYRYGAQPEIALWNLWQLANAIYPLIGESERLEAVLNEYKKNYQEQHLQMMRSKLGLIKHQPEDLNLITQLLELLPKHETDMTIFFRELSGVNKESKITEAFEGVHLAFYNLNELQPAVKQEWNNWLSLYVKRLNEESASAAARLSLMQRTNPKYVLRNYMAQLAIDKADQGDYSLISEFYEMLKNPYDDQPKYNQWYKKRPDWARDKPGSSQLSCSS; translated from the coding sequence ATGACTCAGAAGATTACGACCTCCTTTTACATTGAAAAACTTCCTGTTGACCCTGTTTACACAAATAAGCCGAGGCAGGTACTAGAAGCTTCAATTAGTTTTGTACAACCAGAAAAATTTGAAAATGCTGAATTAATTCACGTATCCATGGAACTGGCTAGCGAATTGGGCTTTACAGAAGATGATACGGCTACTGAACGTTTTAAAGACGCTTTAACCGGACAGTGGACACCTGGGAGTCATCAGGCATTTGCTATGAACTATGGAGGTTTTCAGTTTGGACAATGGGCAGGCCAATTGGGTGATGGTCGTGCAATAAATATTGGTGAAGTAGCAGCAAAAAAAAATGTTCAGCAATTACAGCTTAAAGGTGCTGGTCCAACGCCCTATTCCAGACGCGGTGATGGTTTTGCTGTGTTGCGCTCGAGCATCAGAGAACACTTGTGCAGTGAGGCCATGCATTATTTAGGTATCCCGACAACGAGATCCTTATCCCTAGCCTTGAGTGGCGACGAGGTGATGCGAGATATGTTTTACGATCATCATCCTGCTCTAGAAAAAGGAGCTATCGTGTGCAGGATAGCGCCATCGTTTTTGCGTTTTGGGAATTTTCAATTACCAGCCTCACGTGGCGAGGAAGGTCATTTAAAAAAGTTATTAGATTTTACCATAAAACATCATTTTAAAAACCTTGATTTCAATTCATCAGATCGTTACATCCAGTTTTTCAAACAAGTAACTGATAGCACCCTGGAAATGATTATTCATTGGCAACGGGTAGGTTTTGTGCACGGTGTCATGAATACTGATAACATGTCCATTCTAGGGCTCACGATCGATTATGGCCCTTATGGCTGGCTGGAAGATTATAACCCTAACTGGACACCTAATACTACAGACAACCAACATAAGCGTTACCGGTATGGTGCGCAGCCAGAAATAGCTCTGTGGAATCTATGGCAATTAGCTAACGCGATTTACCCACTGATTGGAGAGTCAGAACGCCTTGAAGCGGTTCTCAACGAGTACAAGAAAAATTATCAAGAGCAACATTTACAAATGATGCGATCAAAACTAGGTCTTATCAAACATCAACCTGAAGATCTGAACCTTATTACTCAATTATTGGAACTCTTACCTAAACATGAAACTGATATGACTATTTTCTTCCGGGAACTATCTGGAGTGAATAAAGAAAGTAAGATTACAGAGGCTTTTGAAGGAGTGCACTTGGCATTTTACAATTTGAACGAATTACAACCCGCAGTAAAACAGGAATGGAATAATTGGCTCTCTTTATATGTAAAAAGATTGAATGAGGAATCCGCTTCCGCAGCAGCGAGGTTATCTCTAATGCAACGTACGAATCCCAAATATGTACTGCGCAACTATATGGCGCAACTAGCCATCGACAAAGCTGATCAAGGCGACTATTCTCTAATTTCAGAGTTCTACGAAATGCTTAAAAATCCTTATGACGACCAGCCTAAGTACAACCAATGGTATAAAAAACGACCCGACTGGGCTCGAGACAAACCTGGATCATCACAACTCAGTTGCAGCAGTTGA
- a CDS encoding alpha-amylase family glycosyl hydrolase — protein MIRIVLFACLALVVVSCNNNNESISQVEVPIASTFDWNAANVYFLLTDRFNNGDLTNDNLVPRNEKTDKLRGFEGGDFKGIQQKIEQDYFTDLGINAIWLTPIFEQIEGGVDEGSGFTYAYHGYWAKDWTAVEPSYGTLEEFKELVQAAHRKDIRILLDVVINHTGPVTATDPLWPEDWVRTGPTCTYRDQETAMTCTLTSNLPDIRTDSNIEVELPDLLVNKWKEEGRYEQEVKELETFFEKSQLPRTPVNYIIKWVTDYARETGIDGFRIDTVKHVEESVWTTFIEQSRKAYNQWKSNNPELMIHDDEFFILGELYGYYAAGGRNYAFNESQVDYFDSGYDAMINFGFKEDARKVYSTLFADYNRIRIKLNEEKEGSPVTFMNYISSHDDGQPFDPLRENPIDAGSKLLLTPGISQVYYGDETARKLQADGVQGDANLRTKMNWDEIDQMVLAHWQKLGQFRRNHPAVGAGRAIPLEYTGPGSLSARFYNKNGVVDDVIIGAGLPDSDITIDITKVFKTQKQLRNAYTGDLLTIKNGKVTTQVTEGLVLLEIVDE, from the coding sequence ATGATAAGAATAGTATTATTTGCATGCCTTGCACTAGTGGTTGTCAGTTGTAATAATAATAACGAAAGCATTAGCCAAGTAGAAGTACCAATAGCAAGCACATTTGATTGGAACGCTGCTAACGTTTACTTTTTGCTTACTGATAGATTTAATAATGGAGATTTGACCAATGACAATCTTGTACCTCGCAATGAGAAAACTGATAAGCTACGTGGTTTTGAAGGCGGCGACTTCAAGGGGATACAACAAAAAATAGAACAGGATTATTTTACGGATTTAGGAATCAATGCCATCTGGTTGACTCCTATTTTTGAACAGATTGAAGGTGGAGTGGATGAAGGCAGCGGTTTTACATATGCCTATCATGGGTATTGGGCTAAGGACTGGACCGCAGTGGAGCCTTCTTATGGAACGCTTGAAGAATTTAAGGAATTAGTTCAAGCCGCGCACCGCAAGGATATTCGAATTCTATTAGATGTAGTAATCAATCACACAGGACCAGTTACGGCAACAGACCCTCTATGGCCAGAAGACTGGGTACGTACAGGACCTACTTGCACCTATCGAGATCAAGAAACAGCTATGACTTGCACGCTTACTAGCAATTTACCAGACATACGTACGGATAGCAACATAGAGGTGGAGTTGCCAGATCTATTAGTCAACAAATGGAAAGAAGAAGGAAGGTATGAGCAAGAAGTTAAGGAATTAGAGACTTTTTTTGAAAAAAGTCAGCTTCCTAGAACGCCCGTAAACTATATCATAAAATGGGTGACGGACTACGCAAGGGAAACAGGAATTGATGGCTTCAGAATCGATACCGTGAAACATGTAGAAGAATCCGTTTGGACGACCTTTATTGAGCAGTCTCGTAAGGCGTACAACCAATGGAAAAGCAATAATCCAGAACTCATGATCCATGATGACGAGTTCTTTATATTAGGTGAGTTATACGGTTATTACGCCGCTGGAGGTCGCAATTATGCTTTCAATGAATCACAAGTAGATTATTTCGATTCGGGCTACGATGCGATGATCAATTTTGGATTTAAGGAAGATGCTAGAAAAGTCTATTCGACTTTATTTGCAGATTACAACCGTATACGAATTAAACTTAATGAAGAAAAGGAGGGAAGCCCAGTGACTTTTATGAACTATATCAGTTCTCATGACGACGGGCAACCTTTTGATCCTTTGAGAGAAAACCCTATAGATGCGGGTTCAAAACTGTTATTGACCCCAGGAATCTCACAAGTCTATTACGGTGATGAAACCGCTAGAAAACTTCAAGCAGACGGTGTTCAAGGAGATGCGAACTTGAGAACTAAGATGAATTGGGATGAAATCGATCAAATGGTTTTGGCACACTGGCAAAAACTAGGACAATTCCGTAGGAATCATCCAGCAGTGGGAGCTGGACGTGCGATTCCTTTAGAGTATACGGGACCTGGATCACTATCGGCTCGATTCTATAATAAAAATGGAGTAGTAGATGACGTGATCATAGGTGCAGGTTTACCTGATAGCGATATCACTATTGATATTACAAAAGTGTTTAAGACCCAAAAACAGCTGCGTAATGCCTACACCGGCGATCTCTTGACGATAAAGAATGGAAAAGTGACGACACAAGTGACAGAAGGTTTGGTTTTGTTAGAAATTGTAGATGAGTAG
- a CDS encoding sterol desaturase family protein: MDIYLDLFLQSFSDYANYLWREITHPAWDNYFYWLIGLSTLVFVLEIWLPWRKDQKILRRDFWLDLFYLFFNFFLFSLVGYNAISNVGVQLFNDLLNSVGWENIVAIKVDKLPVWVQLLIMFVIADFIQWNIHRLLHRVPWLWEFHKVHHSVKEMGFAAQFRFHFMETIIYKTLQYAPLAMIGFGIQQFFVVHMLGVFIGHLNHANLNWDYGPFKYILNNPKMHLWHHARKLPENHKYGINYGLSLSVWDYLFRTAHVPFHDPNLELGFPGDEDFPDDLAHQMIVPFKPK, translated from the coding sequence ATGGATATTTACCTTGACTTGTTTCTTCAATCCTTCTCTGACTACGCCAATTATCTATGGCGTGAGATCACTCATCCTGCATGGGATAATTATTTCTATTGGCTGATTGGATTATCTACTTTGGTATTTGTTCTTGAGATTTGGTTGCCCTGGCGAAAAGATCAGAAAATATTGAGACGCGACTTTTGGCTGGACTTATTTTACTTGTTCTTTAATTTCTTTCTTTTCTCTCTAGTGGGTTATAACGCTATTTCTAATGTAGGCGTTCAACTATTTAATGACTTACTAAATAGCGTGGGTTGGGAAAATATAGTTGCCATTAAGGTGGACAAACTACCTGTATGGGTGCAACTTCTTATAATGTTTGTCATAGCAGATTTTATACAGTGGAACATCCATAGGTTATTGCATAGAGTGCCTTGGCTTTGGGAGTTTCACAAAGTTCACCACAGTGTAAAAGAAATGGGGTTTGCAGCTCAATTCCGATTTCATTTTATGGAAACTATTATTTATAAAACGCTTCAATACGCTCCTTTAGCAATGATCGGGTTTGGAATCCAGCAATTTTTTGTAGTCCATATGCTAGGAGTTTTCATAGGGCATTTGAATCATGCTAACTTAAATTGGGATTACGGGCCATTCAAATATATTCTGAACAACCCAAAAATGCATTTGTGGCATCATGCCCGTAAATTACCTGAAAACCATAAGTATGGTATCAACTATGGTTTATCCTTAAGTGTTTGGGATTATTTATTCAGAACAGCACACGTTCCTTTTCACGACCCTAATCTAGAGTTAGGATTTCCTGGTGATGAAGATTTCCCTGACGATCTTGCTCATCAAATGATCGTTCCTTTTAAGCCGAAGTAA
- a CDS encoding TrkA C-terminal domain-containing protein, translated as MIAAISLFLIVTLSALITKIASIALTHTGLSTESAKFQARSAYTGAGLSTQETELIMNHPVRRKIIYNLMLIGNAGIVTVMSSLILTFVLPETTASRLYGLLIIVVGLTGLWFAIRSKWVDRGLSKMISSMLRRYTDLEVQDFEAVLHLKSNYKISEAKVDADGWMCHKTLQELNLREEGITILGVYRKGEEYFGSPSGPFKLLPNDIVTIYGKADGIKSLYKRKKDFYAHLEHERFVAREESKREEEVKKPGLEQE; from the coding sequence ATGATTGCAGCCATCTCGCTATTCTTGATTGTCACCTTATCCGCCTTGATTACTAAAATTGCGTCTATCGCCCTTACTCATACCGGATTATCGACAGAAAGCGCTAAGTTTCAGGCTCGATCTGCCTATACTGGTGCAGGTCTAAGCACTCAAGAAACTGAATTGATTATGAATCACCCGGTACGCCGGAAGATCATTTATAATTTGATGTTGATAGGGAACGCTGGTATTGTGACGGTCATGTCCTCGTTAATTTTGACTTTCGTGCTTCCTGAAACAACAGCCTCTAGATTATACGGGTTATTAATTATTGTGGTAGGACTTACCGGTTTGTGGTTTGCCATACGCAGTAAATGGGTTGATCGAGGTCTTTCTAAAATGATCAGTAGTATGTTAAGACGTTATACAGATCTTGAAGTGCAGGATTTTGAAGCAGTGCTGCATTTGAAAAGCAACTATAAAATAAGCGAGGCTAAAGTAGATGCAGACGGGTGGATGTGTCACAAAACGCTCCAAGAATTAAATCTGCGGGAAGAAGGTATAACCATCTTAGGGGTGTATCGTAAGGGCGAAGAATATTTTGGATCACCTTCAGGTCCATTTAAACTGCTACCCAATGACATTGTTACGATTTACGGGAAAGCTGACGGGATTAAAAGTCTGTACAAACGTAAAAAAGACTTTTACGCTCATCTAGAGCACGAACGTTTTGTTGCTCGTGAAGAGAGCAAACGGGAAGAAGAAGTCAAAAAACCTGGGTTGGAGCAAGAATAG
- a CDS encoding SDR family oxidoreductase, whose product MKKVVLVTGGSSGIGKSIALQLQGSGYKVYGTSRNPQNYPESPFDLIAMDVQDEDSIRQGISQIIQAESKIDVLINNAGVGITGPMEETPIDAVKNAMDTNFYGPLRVIQAVLPHMRERREGRIINITSIAGYMGLPYRGVYSASKGALEIATEAYRLECAHLNIHFSNVAPGDFATNIAAGRFHAPVTEGSDYAAGYSHTLKLIDDHVDDGNDPIEVAYKIEEILKEQSPGIHYKVGSFMQKFSIVLKKLLPEKTYERMLKKHYGL is encoded by the coding sequence ATGAAAAAAGTAGTTTTAGTAACTGGTGGTTCATCGGGAATTGGGAAGTCCATCGCCCTGCAGTTACAAGGGTCAGGTTACAAGGTTTATGGCACAAGTAGGAATCCACAAAATTATCCAGAAAGCCCTTTTGATCTCATAGCCATGGATGTTCAAGATGAGGACTCCATACGTCAGGGAATTTCTCAAATTATTCAAGCCGAGTCAAAAATTGATGTACTCATTAATAATGCAGGCGTTGGCATCACTGGCCCCATGGAAGAAACTCCTATAGATGCGGTCAAAAACGCAATGGACACTAACTTTTACGGGCCGTTAAGAGTTATTCAAGCGGTATTGCCACACATGCGTGAACGCAGGGAGGGAAGGATCATCAATATTACCAGCATTGCTGGCTATATGGGATTGCCATATCGAGGTGTTTACAGTGCCAGTAAAGGTGCTCTTGAAATTGCAACAGAGGCTTACCGATTAGAATGTGCTCACTTGAACATTCATTTTAGTAATGTTGCGCCAGGTGACTTTGCGACTAACATTGCTGCTGGCAGATTCCATGCTCCAGTGACTGAGGGTAGCGATTACGCTGCGGGATATTCGCACACCTTAAAACTGATCGATGATCATGTGGATGACGGCAACGACCCTATAGAAGTAGCTTATAAAATCGAGGAGATTTTGAAAGAGCAAAGTCCAGGTATTCATTACAAAGTGGGTAGTTTTATGCAAAAGTTTTCCATAGTTTTGAAGAAACTACTCCCTGAGAAAACTTATGAGCGCATGCTCAAAAAGCATTACGGCCTTTAA
- a CDS encoding YihY/virulence factor BrkB family protein, with amino-acid sequence MTPSNVTNPNIKFKYKHIPSLLWESAKEWNQDNVWQLSASIAYYAILSLPGLLIILISIVGVIWDQDIATGRLTSDLTGLIGWDAAEDINKMLQTADRDNGILASLVGVVTLLFGATGLFVHLQISLNKIWRLKVAPKTPWWKLLTDRAKSFGFILVLGFLILISFILTAIISMLQDIIQTNFPDYLIYLAHALNFLIALVIISLLFGLMFRYLPDSDLKWKVIWPGAILTALLFELGKFLLELYFSNASPASAYGAAGILVLLLLWVSYSALILFYGAEFVKVYAKRYHNGIQPNSKAVKYREEVVELPK; translated from the coding sequence ATGACTCCATCCAATGTAACAAACCCCAACATCAAATTTAAATACAAACATATTCCCAGTTTACTTTGGGAAAGCGCTAAGGAATGGAATCAAGATAATGTCTGGCAGCTCAGTGCGAGCATTGCTTACTATGCGATTCTTTCTTTACCAGGATTATTAATCATCCTTATTAGTATCGTTGGAGTGATTTGGGATCAGGATATTGCTACAGGAAGATTAACCAGTGACCTGACGGGATTAATAGGCTGGGATGCTGCAGAGGATATTAACAAGATGCTCCAAACTGCTGACCGTGACAATGGTATCCTTGCATCACTAGTAGGGGTAGTGACACTCCTTTTTGGAGCCACAGGTCTTTTTGTACATCTACAGATTTCCTTGAATAAAATCTGGCGGTTGAAGGTTGCCCCTAAGACACCCTGGTGGAAATTATTGACGGACCGGGCAAAAAGTTTCGGTTTCATATTGGTTCTTGGCTTTTTAATTTTAATCAGTTTTATCTTAACTGCCATAATATCCATGTTGCAGGACATTATTCAAACTAATTTTCCTGACTATTTAATTTACCTAGCACATGCGTTGAATTTTCTGATCGCATTAGTCATTATTTCTTTATTGTTCGGATTAATGTTTCGATACCTACCAGACTCTGATTTGAAATGGAAAGTCATATGGCCAGGAGCCATCCTAACTGCATTGCTATTTGAATTGGGGAAATTTCTACTGGAATTATATTTCTCAAATGCTTCTCCTGCCAGTGCCTATGGTGCTGCGGGTATTTTGGTTTTACTGTTGCTTTGGGTTTCTTACAGCGCTTTGATTCTTTTTTACGGCGCCGAATTTGTCAAGGTATACGCAAAACGTTATCACAATGGTATTCAGCCTAATAGTAAGGCCGTTAAGTATCGGGAAGAAGTGGTGGAACTTCCTAAATAG
- a CDS encoding response regulator produces MFKICAVFSFLFLSLIPSSAQETPKTVDPIPEPPFSYAKEEMDSIFRVAEKYYYSGNYEKIIKKVPALVEHANSVNANRAETRLLTILGLSFVKLDDVNSADIMFREALDDALKRQDTFDILSHYINLGNTHFNNDSEKAIDYFLHGTDYLGNIDVSDLALTIIYNDLAELYMTRKEIAKSQYYLDLARPKLYLPSLSSRKNEYLFISYYVQGRLDLLRGDNFKAIESANISLDLLDEGIDIEEKYLIGNYKNLIDAYDLTGQYEKLNEIRKPYDSVRDHRFEKDRIRQAQIARFKFNTDKYQQELKQSQLENELAFQEAQQNRILLWIFSVVSVILIALLGTLLYTRNRRNLLLKNLKIKNGQYLEAKQTSEKLAQKNSKFLSTISHELRTPLYGIIGLSSVFLKNPKLKEFADDFNSLKFSADYLLALVNDVLSINKYESKKGRELKEEHFNIYELATSISQTFQFLNEKNNNRVTLTIRPEVPEVLYGDKTKLSQVIMNLLSNASKFTQDGSIYFTIEHHNSNGELVELLFTVQDTGRGIKEEDQKEIFEEFTQVPTHSYEGGTGLGLPIVNKLLNILGSKLIMESIFGVGTTFSFLLPLGISSTENLETHVDEADVDKLKNKKLLIVDDNKINQLVTQKVLEQYQMLHDTVNNGKEAVDIVEHNDYDYILMDINMPVMNGIKASTIIRDKGITTPILALTAADDLNLEKDIFAHGINSILVKPYQTEQLLHLLLRHLK; encoded by the coding sequence ATGTTTAAAATTTGTGCCGTTTTCTCATTCCTATTTCTATCCCTGATTCCTAGCAGTGCACAAGAAACTCCTAAAACCGTAGACCCGATACCAGAGCCGCCTTTTTCCTATGCTAAGGAAGAGATGGACTCGATTTTTAGAGTCGCAGAGAAATACTATTATTCAGGGAATTACGAGAAAATCATTAAGAAGGTTCCTGCACTGGTGGAACATGCGAATAGTGTCAATGCAAACCGAGCTGAAACTCGTTTACTCACTATTTTAGGTCTTTCATTTGTCAAACTGGATGATGTCAATAGTGCTGATATTATGTTTCGTGAAGCACTCGATGATGCCTTAAAGCGTCAAGACACCTTCGATATTTTGAGCCACTATATCAATCTTGGGAACACTCATTTCAATAACGATAGTGAAAAAGCCATTGATTATTTTTTACATGGCACTGATTATTTAGGCAATATTGACGTTAGTGATCTTGCCTTGACCATAATTTACAACGATCTAGCGGAGCTTTATATGACTCGCAAGGAAATTGCGAAATCTCAATATTACTTAGATCTAGCTCGACCTAAATTATACCTCCCATCTCTTTCTTCTCGTAAAAACGAATACCTATTCATCAGCTATTATGTTCAAGGACGTCTTGATTTATTACGTGGAGACAACTTCAAAGCGATCGAAAGTGCTAACATATCATTAGACTTACTAGATGAGGGAATAGATATTGAGGAAAAATATCTGATTGGGAATTATAAAAACCTTATTGATGCCTACGATTTAACTGGACAATATGAAAAGTTAAATGAGATTCGCAAACCTTATGATTCAGTTAGAGATCATCGATTTGAGAAGGACAGAATTAGACAAGCACAAATTGCTCGTTTTAAATTCAATACAGATAAGTATCAGCAAGAACTAAAACAATCTCAGTTAGAAAATGAATTAGCATTCCAGGAGGCACAACAAAATCGTATTTTACTTTGGATTTTTTCAGTGGTGAGTGTTATTCTTATTGCATTATTAGGAACGCTACTTTACACTCGCAACAGACGCAATCTGTTATTGAAAAATTTGAAGATTAAAAATGGTCAGTACTTAGAAGCCAAGCAAACTTCAGAGAAATTGGCACAAAAAAATTCAAAATTTCTTTCTACCATAAGTCACGAATTGCGAACCCCATTATACGGTATCATTGGCTTATCCTCCGTATTTCTTAAAAACCCTAAACTCAAAGAATTTGCAGATGATTTTAACTCGCTCAAATTCTCTGCTGATTATTTACTAGCCTTGGTAAATGACGTATTGAGTATCAATAAGTATGAGTCTAAGAAAGGCAGGGAGTTGAAGGAAGAGCATTTTAATATTTACGAACTGGCAACCAGTATTTCGCAGACTTTTCAGTTTTTAAATGAAAAAAATAATAATAGGGTTACACTAACTATAAGGCCAGAAGTTCCTGAAGTTCTGTACGGTGATAAGACTAAACTGTCTCAAGTCATTATGAACTTGCTGAGCAATGCTAGCAAGTTTACTCAAGATGGATCTATCTATTTTACCATTGAGCATCATAATAGTAATGGGGAACTCGTCGAACTCTTGTTTACAGTCCAAGATACCGGTCGCGGTATCAAGGAAGAAGATCAAAAAGAGATATTTGAAGAGTTCACACAAGTGCCTACACATTCTTATGAAGGTGGTACAGGATTAGGATTACCCATCGTTAATAAGCTTTTAAATATTCTAGGGAGCAAGCTTATTATGGAAAGTATCTTCGGTGTGGGGACTACATTTTCTTTTCTATTGCCTTTAGGCATCAGTTCCACTGAAAATTTAGAAACTCATGTGGATGAAGCTGATGTTGACAAACTCAAGAATAAAAAATTGCTCATTGTAGATGACAACAAGATCAATCAATTGGTGACGCAGAAAGTTTTGGAACAATATCAAATGCTTCACGATACGGTCAATAACGGTAAGGAAGCTGTTGATATCGTTGAACATAATGACTACGACTATATCTTGATGGACATCAATATGCCCGTGATGAATGGTATCAAGGCGAGTACGATTATACGTGACAAGGGAATCACGACTCCCATTCTTGCGCTTACCGCTGCTGACGACTTAAATCTAGAGAAAGATATTTTTGCGCACGGCATCAATTCCATTTTGGTAAAACCCTACCAGACAGAGCAATTACTCCATTTATTGTTACGTCACTTGAAGTAG
- a CDS encoding pyridoxamine 5'-phosphate oxidase family protein, with the protein MSTNNLNNAEAQKKYKDLSTSIDFAMMLTHLDQTPLHAIPMSTKRVDDNGTTYFLSNADSEHNANIESDSRCQLLYAEKHSMEFLSVYGKAVISRDKALIHDLYSSTDDNWFEGKDDPNITVITFHPEEGHYWDSKSNALVSLFKMGYGAITGEKMDVGESGSLKDI; encoded by the coding sequence ATGAGCACAAATAATTTGAATAACGCCGAAGCACAGAAGAAATACAAAGACCTGTCTACAAGTATCGATTTTGCGATGATGTTGACCCATTTGGATCAAACTCCATTACATGCAATTCCTATGAGTACTAAAAGGGTGGATGATAATGGAACGACTTATTTTTTAAGTAATGCTGATAGCGAGCACAATGCAAATATTGAAAGCGACTCTAGATGTCAATTGTTATACGCTGAGAAGCACAGTATGGAATTTTTAAGCGTGTATGGAAAGGCGGTGATTTCAAGAGATAAGGCACTCATTCACGATTTATATTCTTCAACTGATGACAACTGGTTTGAAGGGAAGGATGATCCTAACATTACCGTGATTACGTTCCATCCAGAAGAAGGTCACTATTGGGACTCTAAATCAAATGCACTCGTAAGCTTATTTAAAATGGGGTACGGCGCAATCACTGGAGAGAAAATGGATGTAGGAGAATCTGGAAGTTTAAAAGATATATAA
- a CDS encoding glutaminyl-peptide cyclotransferase: protein MNLKNAIFIGVVVLSLSSCTSDIDEFKNNYTLEITNDKSDWNEDDTVQISLIDDGSIGVDSVVWTQNARRLDDVEGITLSRKLKNQPYGDLTYKVKVYHNGMVTTAATSINLKNPVAPKILNYTIVNTYPHSNVYTQGLEFHEGKLYESAGQYGESSIRITEAETGIVLKEKELPDTVFAEGLTILNNNIYQLTWRGRFGYIYDLDLNQTGQFKYGSSSKEGWGLCNDGEFLYKSDGTDKIWKLDPNTFEELEYIQIVSKGKSLTQINELEWVNGKIYANIYQENAIMIVDPATGALEAAIDLKDLKNQIPNWDKEDNVLNGIAYDKVSNRLFVTGKRWPKMFEIEVTQ, encoded by the coding sequence ATGAATTTGAAAAACGCCATTTTTATAGGGGTTGTAGTACTCTCATTATCAAGCTGTACATCAGATATTGATGAATTTAAAAATAATTATACGTTAGAGATTACTAACGATAAAAGTGATTGGAATGAGGACGACACGGTCCAAATTTCTTTGATCGACGATGGATCTATTGGTGTAGATAGCGTTGTATGGACGCAAAATGCCCGTCGATTAGATGATGTTGAGGGAATCACGCTTTCGCGAAAGCTAAAAAACCAACCTTATGGCGACCTAACGTACAAGGTAAAAGTTTACCACAATGGAATGGTAACCACTGCGGCTACCTCTATCAATTTAAAAAATCCGGTAGCGCCGAAGATCCTCAACTATACGATTGTCAACACCTACCCACATTCAAATGTATACACCCAAGGATTAGAATTTCATGAAGGGAAGTTGTATGAGAGTGCTGGGCAATATGGGGAGTCTAGTATTCGTATTACCGAGGCTGAAACAGGTATCGTATTAAAGGAAAAGGAATTACCTGATACTGTTTTTGCAGAAGGTTTGACCATTCTCAATAATAACATCTATCAATTGACCTGGCGCGGGCGTTTTGGATATATATATGACTTAGACTTAAATCAAACCGGCCAATTCAAATATGGCAGCAGCAGTAAAGAAGGCTGGGGTTTATGTAATGATGGCGAGTTTTTATACAAGAGCGATGGTACTGATAAGATTTGGAAGTTAGACCCAAACACATTTGAAGAATTGGAATACATTCAAATTGTATCTAAAGGAAAATCTTTGACTCAGATTAACGAATTAGAATGGGTCAACGGGAAAATATATGCCAACATTTATCAGGAGAACGCCATTATGATTGTAGATCCTGCAACCGGTGCGTTAGAGGCTGCTATTGATTTGAAAGACCTCAAAAATCAAATTCCGAACTGGGATAAAGAAGATAATGTATTGAACGGCATTGCCTACGACAAAGTCTCCAACCGTCTTTTTGTGACCGGAAAGCGCTGGCCTAAAATGTTTGAGATAGAAGTTACCCAGTAA